A stretch of the Actinoalloteichus fjordicus genome encodes the following:
- a CDS encoding GNAT family N-acetyltransferase, which produces MSDGRNLGTTRSGTSRTRTQARTVNLRDLPIRRDDRVLLRAWQIDDLPAITEAARDPYIPLITSIPPDCSPAEGSFWLHRQWNQAAEGRGLPLAIVDQAVGEAVGMVTLNSIDWTHRRAAVGYWLLPRHRGRGLVTSAVRLVVELARDLDLLRVEALVEVDNQESQAVCRATGFNEEGTLHSYLRIGEHNRDMIMFARVLPES; this is translated from the coding sequence ATGAGCGACGGGCGGAACCTGGGCACGACTCGATCGGGAACGAGTCGGACGAGAACGCAGGCCAGAACCGTCAACCTCCGCGATCTGCCGATCAGACGCGACGACCGCGTCCTGCTGCGCGCCTGGCAGATCGATGATCTGCCTGCGATCACGGAAGCCGCCAGGGACCCCTACATCCCGCTGATCACCTCCATTCCGCCGGACTGCTCCCCCGCCGAAGGCTCGTTCTGGCTGCACCGCCAGTGGAACCAGGCGGCCGAAGGTCGCGGGCTCCCGCTGGCGATCGTCGATCAGGCGGTCGGTGAGGCGGTCGGAATGGTGACGCTCAACAGCATCGACTGGACGCATCGACGAGCCGCCGTCGGCTACTGGCTGCTGCCCCGCCACCGGGGACGCGGCCTGGTCACCTCGGCGGTCCGGCTGGTCGTCGAACTCGCTCGCGATCTCGACCTGCTCCGCGTCGAGGCCCTGGTGGAGGTCGACAACCAGGAGTCGCAGGCCGTCTGCCGGGCCACGGGGTTCAACGAGGAGGGCACGCTGCACTCCTATCTCCGCATCGGCGAGCACAACCGAGACATGATCATGTTCGCCCGCGTGCTGCCGGAGTCGTGA
- a CDS encoding NPCBM/NEW2 domain-containing protein, with translation MRQTRWTAAALAALVACGGLAASASAGERTPDHSSVGTFDVMSDIQGGLQAFRDVREAAHELAPDSKALVINGDIVDRGYDFEYQEVTDIIAETPGPQTTLSSIGNHEAYAPAWCSPTALCQPSWPNGFTEEELYESFFAFAGRDEVYAEQVVDGIPLLALGTERLMWWEDPNLDDHVYLSDEQLDWLRARLDHHTRDGRPAFVFTHYPLYDTVTSSDGTSGEFHLQDEELRQVLGDYPQAVLFSSHTHSSLRDDKWARRVTVPGGHPDGFTAVNTGAVLNRQVLQVSLGSDGARIRARDVAADEWVQDLVIPTVDPRLPAAGLRVDPVSEHVAPGASVEVTAEFANLSSRRLIHVRLEPVVPEGWAAERIAESGRRHLGRGETASATWRLSPVDGVEQSDVLDFAVDAEYGRGSKAGRISEQASIEIVEAPSGTSYVSDLPFLSSSNGIGPVERDLSNGAIGEGDGHPLTVNGVRYDKGLGTMAPSETVVHLGQNCTRFAASVGVDDRAPQSSQNRPDDGRGDGGDVVFQVWADDEKVWDSGVVHAGEGARDMDVHLNDAETLRLVVTDGGDENWWDYADWGLARVTCGG, from the coding sequence GTGAGACAGACCAGATGGACCGCCGCCGCGCTCGCAGCGCTGGTGGCCTGCGGCGGCCTCGCCGCATCGGCATCGGCCGGGGAGAGGACCCCCGACCACAGCTCCGTCGGGACCTTCGACGTCATGAGTGACATTCAGGGCGGACTGCAGGCCTTCCGGGACGTGCGGGAGGCAGCCCACGAACTGGCGCCGGACTCGAAGGCACTGGTCATCAACGGCGACATCGTCGACCGGGGTTACGACTTCGAGTACCAGGAGGTCACCGACATCATCGCGGAGACTCCCGGGCCGCAGACCACGCTGTCCAGCATCGGCAACCACGAGGCCTACGCGCCCGCGTGGTGCTCCCCGACCGCCCTGTGCCAGCCCTCCTGGCCGAACGGCTTCACCGAGGAGGAGCTGTACGAGTCGTTCTTCGCGTTCGCGGGCCGGGACGAGGTCTACGCGGAGCAGGTCGTCGACGGGATTCCGCTGCTCGCGCTGGGCACCGAGCGGCTGATGTGGTGGGAGGACCCCAACCTGGACGACCACGTCTATCTGAGTGACGAGCAGCTCGACTGGCTCCGTGCCCGGCTCGACCACCACACCCGCGACGGGCGCCCGGCCTTCGTCTTCACCCATTACCCGCTGTACGACACCGTCACCTCGTCGGACGGCACCTCCGGCGAGTTCCATCTCCAGGACGAGGAGCTTCGGCAGGTCCTCGGCGACTACCCGCAGGCGGTGCTGTTCAGCTCGCACACGCACTCCTCGCTGCGGGACGACAAGTGGGCGAGGCGGGTCACCGTGCCCGGCGGCCACCCGGACGGCTTCACCGCCGTCAACACCGGGGCCGTCCTCAACCGGCAGGTCCTTCAGGTGAGCCTCGGCTCCGACGGGGCCCGTATCCGGGCTCGGGACGTCGCCGCCGACGAGTGGGTGCAGGACCTCGTCATTCCGACCGTGGACCCGAGGCTCCCGGCAGCGGGACTGCGCGTCGACCCGGTCTCCGAGCACGTCGCCCCCGGAGCCTCGGTGGAGGTGACGGCCGAGTTCGCCAACCTGAGCAGCCGACGGCTCATCCACGTCAGGCTGGAGCCGGTCGTGCCCGAGGGCTGGGCGGCCGAGCGCATCGCCGAGTCGGGACGTCGGCACCTCGGCCGAGGCGAGACCGCGTCGGCTACCTGGCGACTCAGTCCGGTGGACGGCGTCGAGCAGTCCGACGTCCTCGACTTCGCGGTGGACGCCGAGTACGGGCGAGGCAGCAAGGCAGGCAGGATCAGCGAACAGGCCTCGATCGAGATCGTCGAGGCGCCCAGCGGGACGTCGTACGTCTCCGACCTGCCGTTCCTCTCCTCGTCCAACGGCATCGGCCCCGTCGAGCGGGACCTGAGCAATGGCGCGATCGGCGAGGGTGACGGTCATCCGCTGACTGTGAACGGCGTCCGTTACGACAAGGGCCTCGGCACCATGGCCCCGTCGGAGACGGTGGTGCACCTGGGCCAGAACTGCACGCGATTCGCCGCCTCGGTCGGCGTCGACGACCGTGCTCCGCAGTCTTCGCAGAACCGGCCCGACGACGGCCGAGGCGACGGCGGCGACGTGGTCTTCCAGGTGTGGGCCGACGACGAGAAGGTCTGGGACAGCGGCGTCGTCCACGCGGGAGAAGGCGCCCGCGACATGGACGTCCACCTCAACGACGCCGAGACGCTGCGGCTGGTCGTCACCGACGGCGGCGACGAGAACTGGTGGGACTACGCCGACTGGGGTCTGGCCCGCGTGACCTGCGGCGGCTGA
- a CDS encoding DNA polymerase III subunit delta': MTSEDEAGSAPDSGVWADLIGQPEVAIELASAARAAADQVAGRSSPPGAMTHAWLFSGPPGAGCATVARAFAAALQCVGGGDPPGCGECAGCRTVLAGTHADLRLVVPEGLSISVAEMRGLVQTAARRPTSGRWQVVVVADADRLTEGAANALLKAVEEPASRTVFLLCAPSDHPEDVSVTIRSRCRSVHLRTPSQAAVEKMLRHHDGVDGQTAAWAASVCGGHVDRARRLATDADARARREAVLAIPLGLRQPADVFRCADDLVKAAESEAGAVNEARNENEKDELRTAMGGGGTGKGTAAAGRGANAAIRELEKRQKSRSTRMQRDSLDQALIDLASFYRDVLVSSSGAEATLNHPDRAADIRQAAASWTPESTLRRLESVLECRTALTRNVKPRIAIEAMVTTLRLG; the protein is encoded by the coding sequence GTGACGAGCGAGGACGAGGCCGGGAGCGCCCCGGACTCCGGGGTGTGGGCTGACCTGATCGGCCAGCCCGAGGTGGCAATCGAGCTGGCCTCGGCGGCGCGGGCGGCCGCCGACCAGGTGGCAGGGCGGAGTTCCCCGCCCGGAGCCATGACGCATGCCTGGCTGTTCAGCGGCCCGCCCGGCGCAGGCTGCGCGACGGTGGCGAGGGCCTTCGCCGCAGCCCTGCAGTGTGTCGGCGGCGGCGATCCCCCCGGCTGCGGAGAGTGCGCAGGCTGCCGGACCGTCCTGGCGGGCACCCACGCCGACCTGCGACTGGTGGTGCCAGAGGGGCTGTCCATCTCGGTCGCGGAGATGCGCGGCCTGGTGCAGACCGCCGCCAGACGACCCACCAGCGGGCGCTGGCAGGTCGTGGTGGTCGCCGACGCGGACCGGTTGACGGAAGGCGCGGCGAACGCCCTGCTCAAGGCCGTGGAAGAGCCTGCGTCGCGCACTGTCTTCCTGCTGTGCGCGCCGTCGGACCACCCCGAGGACGTCTCGGTGACGATCCGTTCGCGGTGTCGGTCCGTACACCTGCGGACCCCGTCCCAGGCCGCAGTGGAGAAGATGCTCCGCCACCACGACGGCGTCGACGGCCAGACCGCCGCCTGGGCGGCCTCGGTGTGCGGCGGCCACGTCGACCGAGCCAGGCGGCTGGCCACCGACGCCGACGCCCGAGCCCGCCGAGAGGCGGTGCTGGCGATTCCGCTGGGGCTCCGACAGCCTGCGGACGTGTTCCGCTGTGCGGACGACCTGGTGAAGGCGGCGGAGTCCGAGGCAGGGGCGGTCAACGAGGCCCGCAACGAGAACGAGAAGGACGAGCTGCGCACCGCGATGGGCGGCGGCGGGACCGGCAAGGGGACTGCTGCGGCCGGGCGGGGCGCCAACGCCGCGATCCGGGAGCTGGAGAAGCGCCAGAAGTCCCGGTCGACCAGGATGCAGCGCGACTCGCTGGACCAGGCGCTCATCGACCTCGCCTCGTTCTACCGAGACGTCCTGGTGTCGAGCAGCGGTGCCGAGGCGACCCTCAATCATCCCGACCGGGCGGCCGACATCCGCCAGGCGGCCGCGTCCTGGACGCCCGAGTCGACCCTGCGCAGGCTCGAGTCCGTGCTCGAATGTCGGACGGCACTGACCCGCAACGTGAAGCCGAGAATCGCGATCGAGGCGATGGTCACCACCCTCCGCCTGGGCTGA
- a CDS encoding bifunctional MFS transporter/dTMP kinase, which produces MVEIRETGVVRISGNPAEASTNGVPQSSNPGSSTVRRVRGVLAIPAFRRLWIVSAICSMGDWLALLAQTALATHLTESYTAQSFAFGGVVAMKLLPAMVLAPLAGTLADRFDRRKVMVTCDILRAGIMLSIPLVGELWWLFVAIFLIEMCSLFWIPAKESSIPNLLRRPDQVETANQLSLAMTYGVSVITATGVFTLLSSVGTLFNLSLNSTTTVYTAMFINSLAFLTSAIVVATRIPEISGRRAKNVVVDDVTTTAGEAANAAVDGAAKRAVGGATAMHVDGAGKRPGVLRMLRDGIQFIGTTPLIRGLVLGIIGAMAAAGAVVGTSNLYSQSLSAGDAGYGMLFSAVFVGLALGMAVSPKLAQRVPHNRLFGSAIVCAGLALIPVALAPHLGISLAVVPLVGASAGVAFLTGLTIVGTQVEDEIRGRTVAVVQSLLRIVMFGALTLVPVLIGILGQRSLDFFGTQVQVDATRPILFGAGLVAVGLGVLAYRQMDDRRDQPIMADLREAFRSGGRRKGVGLLITIEGDAAVDTATQTKHLTDWLQSFDDHVVLANDPALDEGRLGRMLGSVELTGSRAHALVAAAVRSDVVEQVIRPALDSGAVVVMERYVDSPLAHFGAAGGLDQRDLEGLAEWATGKLRADVTVLLDRDPAQVGVNQRAEQQLGADHHWRVQNLLAEMAAANPDRYVVVDADGTEAEIAARVRTALEPMLRAKRGLGRGRGHEMSDRPADVGTGGTGSNSE; this is translated from the coding sequence ATGGTGGAGATACGGGAAACGGGGGTGGTCAGGATCAGCGGGAACCCGGCGGAGGCCTCGACCAACGGTGTGCCGCAGTCCTCGAATCCCGGTTCGTCCACCGTTCGTCGGGTACGCGGAGTCCTGGCGATTCCGGCATTCCGCAGACTGTGGATCGTCTCGGCGATCTGCAGCATGGGTGACTGGCTCGCCCTGCTGGCGCAGACGGCACTCGCGACTCACCTGACCGAGAGCTACACCGCCCAGAGCTTCGCCTTCGGCGGCGTCGTCGCGATGAAGCTGCTGCCCGCGATGGTGCTGGCGCCGCTGGCAGGCACGCTCGCCGACCGGTTCGACCGTCGCAAGGTGATGGTGACCTGCGACATCCTCCGTGCGGGGATCATGCTGTCGATCCCGCTCGTCGGCGAACTGTGGTGGCTCTTCGTCGCGATCTTCCTGATCGAGATGTGCTCCCTGTTCTGGATTCCCGCCAAGGAGTCCTCGATCCCCAACCTGCTGCGCAGGCCGGACCAGGTCGAGACGGCCAACCAGCTGAGCCTGGCGATGACCTATGGCGTCTCCGTCATCACCGCGACCGGGGTGTTCACGCTGCTCTCCTCGGTGGGCACCCTCTTCAACCTCTCGTTGAACTCCACCACCACCGTCTACACGGCGATGTTCATCAACAGTCTCGCGTTCCTCACCTCCGCCATCGTGGTGGCCACCCGGATTCCCGAGATCTCGGGGCGACGGGCCAAGAACGTCGTCGTCGACGACGTCACCACGACGGCAGGCGAAGCAGCGAATGCGGCCGTGGACGGCGCTGCGAAGCGGGCCGTCGGCGGCGCGACGGCGATGCACGTCGACGGCGCAGGGAAACGCCCCGGCGTGCTGCGGATGCTGCGGGACGGAATCCAGTTCATCGGCACCACGCCGCTGATCCGGGGCCTGGTGCTCGGCATCATCGGTGCGATGGCGGCCGCAGGCGCCGTGGTCGGTACGTCGAACCTCTACTCCCAGAGTCTCTCCGCAGGCGACGCCGGTTACGGGATGCTGTTCAGCGCGGTGTTCGTCGGCCTGGCGCTCGGCATGGCGGTGTCGCCGAAACTGGCCCAGCGGGTGCCGCACAACCGGTTGTTCGGCAGTGCGATCGTCTGCGCGGGACTGGCACTGATCCCGGTGGCCCTCGCGCCGCATCTGGGGATCTCACTGGCCGTGGTGCCGTTGGTGGGCGCCTCGGCGGGGGTGGCCTTCCTGACCGGCCTCACGATCGTCGGCACGCAGGTCGAGGACGAGATCCGCGGCCGCACGGTCGCGGTGGTGCAGTCGCTGCTGCGCATCGTGATGTTCGGCGCGCTGACCCTGGTTCCGGTGCTGATCGGCATCCTCGGCCAGCGTTCCCTGGACTTCTTCGGCACCCAGGTGCAGGTGGACGCCACCCGGCCGATCCTGTTCGGCGCCGGGCTCGTCGCCGTGGGGCTGGGCGTGCTGGCCTACCGGCAGATGGACGACCGGCGGGATCAGCCGATCATGGCCGACCTGCGCGAGGCGTTCCGCAGCGGCGGCCGCCGCAAGGGAGTCGGCCTGCTGATCACCATCGAAGGAGACGCCGCGGTCGACACGGCGACCCAGACCAAGCACCTCACCGACTGGTTGCAGTCCTTCGACGACCATGTCGTCCTCGCCAACGATCCCGCCTTGGACGAGGGGCGGCTCGGCCGGATGCTGGGCTCGGTCGAACTCACCGGATCGCGAGCACACGCCCTGGTCGCCGCCGCCGTCCGCAGCGACGTCGTCGAGCAGGTGATCCGGCCCGCACTGGACTCCGGCGCCGTGGTGGTGATGGAGCGCTACGTGGACAGCCCGCTGGCACACTTCGGCGCTGCGGGCGGTCTGGACCAGCGTGACCTGGAAGGGCTCGCCGAGTGGGCGACGGGCAAGCTCCGTGCCGACGTGACGGTGTTGCTCGATCGCGATCCGGCACAGGTCGGCGTGAACCAGCGCGCGGAGCAGCAGCTCGGCGCCGATCACCACTGGCGGGTGCAGAACCTGCTCGCCGAGATGGCCGCCGCGAATCCCGATCGGTACGTGGTGGTCGATGCCGACGGGACCGAAGCGGAGATCGCGGCCAGGGTCCGCACCGCGCTGGAGCCGATGCTGCGGGCGAAGCGCGGTCTCGGCCGTGGCCGCGGCCATGAGATGAGCGACCGGCCCGCTGACGTGGGCACCGGAGGCACGGGCAGCAACTCGGAATGA
- the topA gene encoding type I DNA topoisomerase, which yields MAGSTRARKGGADGSGGRRLVIVESPAKARKISSYLGGGFIVESSRGHIRDLPRGAADVPAKYKGQPWARLGVDVDNDFEPLYIVTPDKKSTVAELRDALKGVDELYLATDGDREGEAIAWHLLQALKPKVPVRRMVFHEITEPAIRAAAENPRDLDQYLVDAQETRRILDRLYGYEVSPVLWKKVMPKLSAGRVQSVATRVVVERERERLRFVSASYWDVAAVLDGGEAVTPRTFSARLVAVDGDRIATGRDFGSDGRAKSEGVRVLDEATARGLASALADVALQVAAVEEKPYTRKPYAPFMTSTLQQEAGRKLRFSAERTMRTAQRLYENGYITYMRTDSTTLSDTAISAAMSQATELYGAEYVSPKPRQYTRKVKNAQEAHEAIRPAGEVFRTPGAVAKELETDEFRLYELIWQRTIASQMADAKGTTMSVRIRGSAATGEECTFASSGRTITFAGFLKAYVESVDSEAGGEADDAERRLPVLTVDQQVTAAELKPEGHSTNPPPRYTEASLVKTLEELGIGRPSTYASIISTVQDRGYVWKKGSALVPSWVAFAVVALLERHFGRLVDYDFTAALEDELDGIAAGRQDRTGWLSGFYFGGDVGPEDSIGRAGGLKKLVGSSVEQIDAREVNSIPMFADSSGRTVVVRVGRYGPYLERAAENAEGESGEQQRANLPDDLPPDELTPEIAEKLFATPMEGRTLGTDPVNGHDIVAKEGRYGPYVTELLPEGTKGKPRTGSLLKSMTVETVSLEEALKLLSLPRVVGVDPDSGEEITAQNGRYGPYLKRGTDSRSLETEDQMFTVTLDEARKIYAEPKKRGRRTATAIPPLRELGADPATGKPMVVKDGRFGPYVTDGETNASLRKGDAVETLSDERAGELLAERRAKGGTTKRTKRKPAAKSAPKSAPKGSPRSSTKS from the coding sequence GCCAACCGTGGGCACGCCTCGGCGTGGACGTCGACAACGACTTCGAGCCCCTCTACATCGTCACGCCGGACAAGAAGTCCACGGTGGCCGAGCTGCGGGACGCGCTCAAGGGCGTCGACGAGCTGTATCTCGCGACGGACGGCGACCGGGAGGGCGAGGCCATCGCCTGGCACCTGTTGCAGGCACTCAAGCCGAAGGTCCCGGTCCGGCGGATGGTCTTCCACGAGATCACCGAGCCCGCGATCAGAGCGGCGGCGGAGAACCCCCGCGATCTCGACCAGTACCTGGTGGACGCCCAGGAGACGCGGCGGATCCTCGACCGGCTCTACGGCTACGAGGTCAGCCCGGTGCTCTGGAAGAAGGTGATGCCGAAGCTGTCCGCCGGGCGGGTGCAGTCGGTGGCCACCCGTGTCGTGGTGGAGCGGGAGCGGGAGCGCCTGCGCTTCGTCTCGGCGTCGTACTGGGACGTCGCGGCGGTTCTGGACGGTGGCGAGGCGGTCACGCCGCGCACCTTCTCTGCGCGGCTCGTCGCGGTCGACGGCGACCGCATCGCGACCGGTCGTGACTTCGGCTCCGACGGCCGGGCGAAGTCCGAGGGCGTCCGAGTCCTCGACGAGGCGACCGCTCGCGGACTCGCCTCGGCGCTGGCCGACGTCGCGCTACAGGTCGCCGCAGTCGAGGAGAAGCCCTACACCCGCAAGCCGTACGCGCCGTTCATGACCTCGACGCTGCAGCAGGAGGCGGGCCGCAAGTTGCGGTTCTCGGCAGAGCGGACGATGCGCACCGCGCAGCGCCTCTACGAGAACGGCTACATCACCTATATGCGAACCGACTCCACGACGCTGTCGGACACGGCGATCTCGGCGGCGATGTCGCAGGCCACCGAGCTGTACGGCGCGGAGTACGTCTCGCCGAAGCCTCGCCAGTACACCCGCAAGGTGAAGAACGCCCAGGAGGCGCACGAGGCGATTCGTCCGGCGGGTGAGGTCTTCCGCACTCCCGGTGCCGTGGCGAAGGAGCTGGAGACCGACGAGTTCCGGCTGTACGAGCTGATCTGGCAGCGGACCATCGCCTCCCAGATGGCCGACGCCAAGGGCACGACCATGAGCGTCCGCATCCGCGGATCGGCCGCGACGGGTGAGGAGTGCACGTTCGCCTCCTCCGGCCGCACGATCACCTTCGCGGGCTTCCTGAAGGCCTATGTCGAGTCGGTGGACTCCGAGGCGGGCGGCGAGGCGGACGATGCCGAGCGCAGGCTGCCGGTGCTCACCGTCGATCAGCAGGTCACCGCAGCAGAGCTCAAGCCGGAGGGACACAGCACCAACCCGCCTCCCCGCTACACGGAGGCCAGCCTGGTGAAGACCCTGGAGGAGCTGGGGATCGGCAGGCCCTCCACCTATGCCTCGATCATCAGCACCGTTCAGGACCGTGGGTACGTCTGGAAGAAGGGCTCCGCCCTGGTGCCCTCCTGGGTGGCCTTCGCCGTGGTCGCGCTGTTGGAGCGGCACTTCGGCAGGCTGGTGGACTACGACTTCACCGCCGCTCTCGAAGACGAGCTCGACGGCATCGCGGCGGGCCGCCAGGACCGCACGGGTTGGCTGTCCGGCTTCTACTTCGGCGGCGACGTCGGCCCGGAAGACTCGATCGGCCGGGCGGGCGGGCTGAAGAAGCTCGTCGGCTCCAGCGTCGAGCAGATCGACGCTCGTGAGGTCAACTCGATCCCGATGTTCGCCGACTCCTCCGGTCGGACGGTGGTGGTCCGTGTCGGCCGTTACGGTCCGTATCTGGAACGAGCAGCAGAGAACGCCGAAGGGGAGTCCGGCGAGCAGCAGCGGGCGAACCTGCCGGACGACCTGCCCCCGGACGAACTGACTCCCGAGATCGCGGAGAAGCTCTTCGCCACCCCGATGGAGGGTCGGACGCTGGGCACCGATCCGGTCAACGGTCATGACATCGTCGCGAAGGAAGGCCGCTACGGGCCCTACGTGACCGAGCTGCTGCCGGAGGGGACCAAGGGCAAGCCGCGCACCGGGTCGCTGTTGAAGTCGATGACGGTGGAGACGGTGTCGTTGGAGGAGGCGCTGAAGCTGCTCTCTCTCCCCCGGGTGGTCGGGGTCGATCCGGATTCGGGCGAGGAGATCACCGCGCAGAACGGCCGTTACGGACCGTATCTGAAGCGGGGCACCGACTCGCGTTCGCTGGAGACCGAGGATCAGATGTTCACGGTCACCTTGGACGAGGCTCGCAAGATCTACGCCGAGCCCAAGAAGCGGGGCAGGCGGACGGCGACGGCCATCCCGCCGCTGCGGGAGCTGGGTGCGGACCCGGCGACGGGCAAGCCGATGGTGGTCAAGGACGGCCGGTTCGGCCCCTATGTGACCGACGGCGAGACCAACGCCTCGTTGCGCAAGGGCGATGCGGTGGAGACGCTCAGCGATGAGCGAGCGGGTGAACTCCTGGCCGAGCGGCGAGCCAAGGGCGGCACGACGAAGCGAACGAAGCGCAAGCCCGCAGCGAAGAGTGCCCCGAAGAGTGCTCCGAAGGGCTCCCCTCGGAGTTCGACGAAGAGCTGA